In Nocardioides sp. JS614, the sequence GGCGTCGAGCACCGCCAGGCCGCTCGGACGGCGCTCGCCCCAGGCGAGGTCGACCCCGACGTAGTGCATGGGGAAAGACTGCCCTACCACGGGGTGGTTGCGACGGCGGGAACGACGAACCGCTCGACGAGCGCGCGTTCGTCGTGGTCGTCGCGGCCGGGGACGGTCAGCAGGGAGACGATCACGCGCACCAACCAGCGCGCGGCGTCCTCGTCGTCGACCAGGCCTCGGCCGAGCGCCTCGACCACCGCGCTGGACTGGGCGAGCTCGGCGGTCGTGGCGGCGTCGGCCGCGCCGAACCAGGCGAGCAGGGCCGGGGCCTCGCGCACCAGCCGCACCGACGCGAGCACGGCGGCCGCGAGTCGCTCGGGGGGATCGGCCAGACCCGCGGTCTCGGCGGCCACGGTGGCGCCGACCCGGCGTGCCTCGCGGTGCACGAAGGCCAGGTGCAGCGCGTGCCGGTCGGGGAAGTAGCGGTAGAGCGTGGCCCGCGAGCACCGGGCCGCCCGGGCGATCTCGCCCATGCCGACGCCGCCGACGCCCCGGCCGGCGAAGAGCTCGGCGGCCGCGTCGAGGATCCGCTCGGGACTCCCCCGACCGTCGCCCGGCGGGCGCTGCCCGCTCACGCCGCGACCCGGAACGGCACCCGGGTGGGGCGGCGCACGTAGGGGCCCGGCGCCACTCGACGCCGTCGAGGTCCACGGCGAAGTCCGGGCACCGGGCCAGCAGCTCCTCGAGCGCCACCCGTGCCTGGAGCCGGGCCGCGGCCGCGCCCAGGCAGTGGTGGCTGCCCTGGCTGAACGTGAGGATCTGGGTGGGGCGGCGGCGGACGTCGAGCTCGTCGGCGTCCGGGCCGTAGCGGCGCGGGTCGCGGTTGGCGGCGCCGTACAGCAGGAGCACCCGGCGGCCCTCCGGGACCTTCGTGCCGTGCAGCTCGACGTCGCGGGTGGTGGTGCGTGCCAGGCCCTGCACGGGCGAGGTGAGCCGGAGGAGCTCCTCGACCGCGTCGGGGACCAGCCCCGGGTCGTCGAGCAGCAGCCGGCGCTGGTCGCGCGCGGCCTCGAGCAGCTGCACGGTCCCCCCGAGCATGCCGGTGGTGGTGTCGTTGCCGCCGGTCACGACGGTGAAGATGTAGGCGAGGATCGAGAGCAGGCCGCGGGTGTCGTCGCCGACGCCCGCCGCGACCAGGTGCGAGACCGTGTCGTCGCCCGGCTCGCCGCGGCGCCGGTCGATCAGCTCGGTGAAGTACGCCATCAGCTCGCCGAGCGCCTCGGCGGCACCGAGCACCTCACCGGCCGAGCTCGCCGAGACGATCGCGTGGGTCCAGGCGGCGAACCGCTCGCGCCCGTCCTCGGGCACCCCCAGGTAGTGCGCGACCACCATCGTCGGCAGCGGTTTGAACAGCGTCTCGACCACGTCGCCCCCGCCCTCTGCACGCAGCCGCTCGAGGCGCTCGACGACGAACGCGCGCACCATCGGCTCGAGCGTCGCGACCTGGCGAGGCGTGAAGCCGCGCGCGACCAGCTTGCGGAACGCGGTGTGCTCCGGCGGGTCCAGCATCACCAGCGGGCGGTGGTCGGCCAGGTCAGGCGCGGGTCAGAGGCCAACGAGCTCCAAAGCGTGACGCGCGGTCCGCGCCGCCCGGATCGCCCGATCCATCCGGCCCGAGCACCGCCGCGAGTCCTCGTCGCGGACGTCATCGTGGATCTCCACGAGGGCGACGACGGGATGGACGGTGATGGGGTTCATGCGGGCACACTCCGGAGCTTCATCGGGGTCGGACGTCGCACCAGGAGTCGGCATGTGCGCGGCTGATACGCCGGTCTGGACCAGGGGCGCCGCCGGGTCGTCGAGGCGCGAGCCGCCTCCGGTGGTCGAGCCCGTCGAGACCCCGCCGGCAAGGCAGGGCGCTGCCATGCCGGTGGTTGAGGCGCGAGCGCAGCGAGCCTCGAAGCCACCGCGCCGGCCCCGACCCTGCTGCGGCTCACCGTCGGCGGTGGTTGCGGTCCCTCGGTCAAAGACGGCCGGTTGCTGTGCCCCAAGCACCACACCCGAGCCCACGACCCCACCTACCAGACCACGACACTGCCCGGCGGGAAGGTCGCCTTCACCAGACGCACGTAGACCGACCACCGACCTTCGGCCCGCCGCCACCACCCGACGACCACCGCGACCCGTACCGACCCTCGCACGCCCTGCGCTGCTCTGCGCACGGGTGCGACGGTCACCTGAGGCCGGCGTACTCCCGCGCGATCGATGCGCCGAGTCGCGCGTTGGCCCGCACCAGCGCGATGTTCGCGGTCAGCGAGGCGCCGCCGGTGATCTCGACGATCCGGCCGAGGAGGTACGGCGTCGCCTCGTTGCCGTGGATGCCCCGGGCCGCCATGTCGGCGAGCGCCTGCTCGATGATCCCGCCGATCTCGTCGGCGGGGATCTCGTCGGCCTCGGGGATCGGGTTCGCGACGACGACACCGCCGGCGATGCCGAGGTCCCACTTGGCGGCCATCACCGCGGCGACCTCCGCGGCGGAGTCGACCCGCATCGGGGCGGCGTGGCCGCTGGAGCGGGAGTAGAAGGAGGGGAACTCGTCCGAGCCGTAGGCGAGGACCGGGACTCCGAGGGTCTCGAGGCGCTCCAGGGTGAGGCCGATGTCGAGGATGCTCTTGACCCCGGCGGAGATGACGGCGACGTCGGTGCTGCCGAGCTCGGTCAGGTCGGCGGACTCGTCGAAGGACTGCTGGGCACCGCGGTGGACGCCGCCGAGGCCGCCGGTGACGAAGACGCGGATGCCGGCGAGGGCGGCCAGGCGCATCGTCGCGGCGACCGTCGTCGCGCCGTGGCTGCGGCGGGCGACGACGAACGGCAGGTCCCGCACGCTGACCTTCGCCACGTCCTCGTCGCTCGCGAGCAGCTCGAGGTCGTCGGCGGTGAGCCCGATCCGCGGCCGGCCCTCGAGGACGGCGATGGTCGCCGGCACTGCCCCGGCCGCGCGGATGATCCCCTCGACCTCGGTCGCCATCGCGACGTTCTGCGGGTAGGGCATCCCGTGGCTGATGATCGTGCTCTCCAGCGCGACCACCGGGGCGCCGTCGCGCAGCGCGTCGGCGACCTCGTCGGTGAGGGTGAGCAGGGGGTGAGGTGCGGTCATGACAGCAGGCTCCTGACGAGTCGGTCGGTGAGGTCGGTTCGGACGGTGTCGGTGCTGGCGACGGTGAGGGCGGCGGCGGCGTGGCCGTACGCCGCGGCCTCGGCCGGGTCGGAGCCGGTCAGCAGGGCGTGGCAGAAGGCCGCTGTCATCGCATCGCCCGCGCCGGTCACGTCGGTGACCTCCCCGGCCACCCCCGCCGGGACGGCCTCCAGGGCGACGACGCCGGTCGGTGAGCTGAGCAGCGAGCCGGCCGGGCCGAGCCGCACCCAGACCAGCTGGACGCCGCGGTCGTGCAGGGCCCGCGCCGCCGCCTCCTGCTGGCGCCGGGTCCGGGTCGGGAGATCGGTCAGGGCCGCGAGCTCGTCGCGGTTGGGGGTCACCGTGAACACCGGCCGGTCGACGGTGACGAGCGGCGCGAGCGCGGCAGCCTTCGGGACGCTGACCGGGTCCAGCAGCACCCGGGTGCCGACCTCCGCGGCCAGGTCGAGGGCGTAGCGCAGCGTGCCGGTCGAGAGGTTCCCGTCGAGGACGACCAGCGACGCGGCGGACACCAGGTCGCGCGCCGCCGCGACCTGGTCAGGCAGGAGCTCGTCGGTGGCGGCCATGTCGGCGACCGCGACGACCAGCTCGCCGTCGGCGTCGAGGACCGCGGTGTAGGTGCCGGTCGACCGGGCGCTGCGGCGTACGTGCTCCACCACCACCCCTGCGTTCGAGGTCGCGGCGAGCACCTGGTCCCCGAGCGCGTCGCTGCCGATCGCGGCGACCAGGTGGGTCCGGGTGCCGAGTCGGGCCAGGTTCTCGGCGATGTTGCGACCGACCCCGCCGGCGGCCATCGCGGCCGTGCCGGGGTTGCTGGTGGCGACCACGGCGGCGCGGGTGCTGCGGGCCTTGACGTCCATGTTGGCGCCGCCGACGACCACCACCGAGGGGCCCTCGTTCAGCACGTAGCCCCGGCCGAGGACGATGCCCTTGCGGGTGAGGTTCGAGACATGCACGTTGACGGCGGCGCGGGTGGTCCCGAGCGCTTCGGCGATCGCCGCCGAGCTGACGAGCGGATCGCGCCGCAGCAGGGTCACGATCTCCTGCTCGCGCTCGGTGAGGTTCATGCTTACTACTCTAAAGCATCCTTATCCGAATAAGCAAGAGGCCCGGGGATGACGAGCGCCGCGATCCCGGTGGTGAGGGGTACGGCGAGCACCAGCCCGATGCTGCTGGCCAGGGTGCGCACGATCTCCTCGGTGATGTCCTCTGTGGTCAGCAGGTCCTCGAACGGCAGGCCGTAGAGCTGGAGGATGAGCAGCACGGCCAGCGCCGTGCCGGCGTAGGCGAACACGATCGTGTAGATCGTCGAGGCGATGTGGTCGCGCCCGATCCGCATCCCGCTCGCGAACACCCCGGCCCGGCTCATCGTCGGTGCCGCGGCGCGGATCTCCCACACCGAGGAGGACTGCGCGATCGTGACGTCGTTGAGGACGCCCAGCCCGGCGATCACGGTCGCGCAGGCGAACAGCCCGTGGAAGTCCAGCCCGCCGACCAGGCTCGAGAGGATCCCGGCGGTCTCGTCGGTCATGCCGGTGAGGCGGGTCGCGCGGGTCGCGAAGACCCCCAGGCCCGCGGTCACCCCGACCCCGACCAGCGTGCCGGCCAACGCCGTACTGGTGCGCAGCGAGAACCCGTGGGTCGTGTAGAGGACCACGAACATGATCGCGGCGGCCGCGGTCAGGCCGACCAGCAGTCCGGACTCGCCGGTGAGCAGCGCCGGGAGCACGAACTCCCACAGCACGAGCCCGCTGAACGCCAGGCCCACGAGCGCGAAGAGCCCGCGCCACCGCGCGACCACCAGCACCAGGCCGACGAACACCAGCAGCAGCACGAAGAGCGGGGTGCTCCGGTCGGTGCCGAAGTAGGCGTACGCCGTGTCCCCGCCGTCCTGCCCGGGCGTGCGCTGCAGCTTCACCTCGTCACCGCGCTGCAGGCCGGAGTCCGCCACGTGCGGGGCGACCCGGACCGACGCGTGGTCGCCCTTCCCGGGGCCTTCCACCACGGTGACGTCCAGCAGGCCGCAGTCCTCCGACCGGTCTCCGGGGCCGGCGCAGGGCGGGTGCACCCGATCGACCTCGGCGTTCGGGAAGGTGACGCCGGGAGCGGCGAACGGCACGCTCTCGGTGATCTTGTCGACCTCGGACCCGTTCGGCCAGAGCAGCACCAGCCCGGCGATCGCCACGGCGGCCGCCAGCACGAGCGCCGAGAGCAGGACCGTGCGCGGGCCGCGGGAGATCTCGACCTCCGCGCCCGCGCCGCCATGACCGTGGCCAGGACCGTGACCGGGTACCGGTCCGGGAGCCTGGCTGTGCCGGTGCCCGCGGTGGGCGCGATGCGCATGCCCAGCCGCCATGACCGCCGTCCTTCCTCGTCCGAGGGCGCCGCCGACCTCGCTCGCCCGCGAACAGTCTGCACGCACGCCCGTGGAGGCAGCAGAATGGCCCGGTGCCGACGTCGAACCAGTGGATCGCCTTCGTGGTGGCCAGCGCCCTGTTCATCCAGGTCCCGGGCCCCAGCCTGCTGTTCACGATCGGCCGGGCGCTGACGGTCGGGCGCCGCGACGCCCTGCTGTCGGTGGTCGGCAACGCGATCGGCGTGACCACCCAGGTGATGTTCGTCGCCGCCGGTCTGGGCGCCGTGGTCGCGGCGAGCACCGAGGCCTACGTCGTGCTGAAGATCTGCGGCGCGGCGTACGTCGTCTGGCTCGGCATCCAGGCGATCCGGCACCGCGCGGACGCCCGGGCGGCGCTGGTCGCCGTCGACCACCTGACGGTCGCGCGCGCGTCCGCCCTGCGCTCGCTGCGGATCGGCTTCACCGTCGGGCTGACCAACCCCAAGACGATCGTGTTCTTCGTGGCCTTCCTGCCGCAGTTCGTCAACGAGCCGGCCGGGCACGCGGGGCTCCAGCTCGCCCTCCTCGGCCTGGTCTTCGGCGTGATGGCGGCAGGGTCCGACTCGGTCTGGGCGCTGGCCGCCAGCAAGGCGCGCGACTGGTTCGCGCGGCGCCCGACGCGGCTGGACAAGCTCGGTGTCGCCGGCGGCGTGATGATGATCGGCCTCGGCGCGACCCTGGCCGCCACCGAGTAGCCGCCGCTACAGGAGGCGGTGCTGGTCGTGGGCGAGCAGCGCGACCCCGAGCGAGAGCCGGGAGGCGGGGTCGTCGAGCGGGTGGCCGACCAGGTCCTCGAGCCGGCGGAGCGCGGGGTAGAGCGAGGTCCGGTTGCGGTGGGCGACCCGGGCGAGCTCGGTCTTGTTGCCGCCGACGGCGAGGAACTGGCGCAGCAGCTCGACCAGGCCACCGCCGTGGCGGGCCTCGTGCTCGAGCAGGGTGCCGAGCTCCACCTCGGTGAACTCCTGCAGCCGGGCGTCGCCGCGCAACGACATCAGCAGGCCGGGCAGCCGGATGTCCGACTGCCGGAAGCAGCCGCCGGCCCGCGGGGGCATCGTCACCGCGACGTCCGAGACCGCCCGCGCCGACCGCATCGACGTGGCCACGAGGAGCACGCTCGGGACGGGGTGACCGACCGCTAGCACTGCGCCGGGCTCGGCGTCGGCCAGGGCACGGGCGAGCCGGTCGAGCTCCGTGTCGGCCGGGACGAGCAGCCCGACGTGCACCGCGTCGAGCACGCCGACCAGCCCCGGGACGTCGCCGAGCACGCCGACCAGGCGGTCCACCGGAGCAGCGGACCGCAGCCGGGCGACGGCACCCACGTACGCATCCGCCCCGGGCACCCCGAGCGCGCGCAGCCGCGCCGCCGCCACCGGCTCGGCGCCGAGCCGGCCATCGAGCAGGTCGAGGAGGAAGCCGCCGTGGACCCGGAGCTGGAGGGAGGTCTCGTCCCGCTCGATCATCCGGCCGAGCTCGAGCGCCTGTGCGGTGCGCTCCGCCACGAGCCGCGCCCGGTCGCCGTCGCGCGGCGCGGTCACCACGATCCGGCCCCATGCGCCGCCCTGGATGCCGACCGGCGTGGTCAGCCAGCCTTCCGGGCCACCCCGGCCGCTCGCGCGAAGGAACGGCGTAAGCCGTGACCGGCGTTCCCAGTCGGTCAGCAGCCGGTCGACCGGCTCGTCGCGGGCGGCCGCGACGAGCACCCGGCGCGCGAGGTCCTCGAGCACCACCGACCCGTCCGCGAGATCGGCCGCCGCCTCGACCAGCCGGGACATCGGCGCTCGGGCCAGGCCCAGCTCGGTGAACGTCTCGTGCACCCGCCCGGCGAAGGCCACCTCGTCGAAGTGCTCCGCGACGATCGTGCGGTGCACCGCCTCGGTGACGTCGACGAACCGCACCGGTCGGTTCAGCGCGACGACCGGGAAGCCGGCGGCGCGCGCTCGGCGCAGCGCCGGCTCGGGCACCGACGGGTACGCCGCGCTGAGCTCGATCACCAGCCCCGCGGCGCCCACCTCGACCAGCTGTCGGACGAAGTCGTCCGCGGCAGCGGCCGACGCCGCCATCCCGAGACCGGTCGACAACACCAGCTCGGCGCCGGACAGGACCGTGCCGATGTCGCTCACCTCGGAGATGTGCACCCACCGCAGCGGCCGGTCCAGGACCGCGTCGCCGCTGAGCACGACCGGATCACCGTCGGCCAGAGCCGGCAGCGACAGCGCTTCCCTGATGGTGACCGGCATGCGACACAGTGTCGCATACAGACGTCGATACCCGACGGATCGTCCCTCGCCGCAGCCGGGCGGTTGGGGCACGATCGGCGCATGACGACGACAATCCCGCACTGGATCGACGGCCTCCCGCAGCCGGGCGCGGCCACCCGCCTCGGCGACGTCACCAACCCCGCCACCGGACAGGTGACCGGCCAGGTGGTCCTCGCGGACGGCGCCGACGTCGACGCCGCGGTCGCCTCGGCGAAGACGGCGTCGACCGCCTGGGCGCGGACCTCGATCAGCGCCCGCACCCAGGTGGTGTTCCGGTTCCGCGAGCTGCTCAACGAGCGGAAGGCCGAGCTGGCCGCGATCATCACCGCCGAGCACGGCAAGGTGCTCTCGGACGCACTGGGCGAGGTGTCCCGCGGCCAGGAGGTGGTCGAGTTCGCCTGCGGCATCCCGCACCTGCTCAAGGGCGGCAACAGCCCCCAGGTCTCGACCGGCGTCGACGTGCACAGCATCCGCCAGCCCCTCGGCGTGGTCGGCATCATCAGCCCGTTCAACTTCCCCGCGATGGTCCCGATGTGGTTCTTCCCGATCGCGATCGCGGCCGGCAACGCGGTCGTGCTCAAGCCCAGCGAGAAGGACCCCTCCGCCGCGATCTGGATGGCCCGGCTCTGGCAGGAGGCCGGCCTGCCCGACGGCGTCTTCACGGTGCTGCAGGGCGACAAGGTCGCCGTGGACGGGCTGCTCGACCACCCGGACGTCGCGGCGATCAGCTTCGTCGGCTCCACCCCGATCGCGGAGTACGTCTACGAGCGGGCGAGCCGCACCGGCAAGCGGGTGCAGGCCCTGGGCGGGGCGAAGAACCACATGGTGGTGCTGCCCGACGCCGACCTCGACCTGGCCGCCGATGCCGCGGTCAGCGCCGGCTACGGATCGGCCGGCGAGCGGTGCATGGCGATCAGCGTGGTCGTCGCGGTCGGCGGCACCGGCGACGACCTGGTCGAGCGGATCGCTGCACGCACCACCGGGCTCCGCGTCGGCGACGGCACCCGCGAGTCGGACATGGGGCCGCTGGTGACCGCGGCGCACCGCGACAAGGTGGCGTCGTACGTCGACGCCGGCGAGGCCGAGGGCGCCGCCCTCGTCGTCGACGGGCGCAAGGTCGACGCGGACGGCGAGCAGGACGGGCACTGGCTCGGACCGACGCTGTTCGACCACGTCACCCCGCAGATGAGCATCTACACCGACGAGATCTTCGGCCCGGTGCTGAGCGTGGTCCGCGCCGAGACCTACGCGGAGGCGATCGAGCTGGTCAACGCGAACCGCTACGGCAACGGCACCGCGATCTTCACCGGCAACGGCGGCGCCGCCCGCGCCTTCGAGCAGGACGTCGAGGTCGGCATGATCGGCGTGAACGTCCCGATCCCGGTCCCGATGGCGTACTACTCCTTCGGCGGCTGGAAGGCCTCGCTGTTCGGCGACACCCACGCCCACGGCATCGAGGGCGTGCACTTCTTCACCCGGGGCAAGGTCGTCACCACCCGCTGGCCCGACCCCGGCAGCGCCGGCGGCCTCGAGCTGGCCTTCCCGAAGAACCACTGAACGAGGGGCACGCAGATGAGCACGGCGTACGACCTGGACCGCAAGCACGTCTTCCACTCCTGGTCCGCCCAGGCCGAGATCACGCCGATGGTGATCAGCGCGGCCCGCGGGTCCTACGTGTGGGACGAGGACGACCGGCGCTACCTGGACTTCTCCAGCCAGCTGGTCTT encodes:
- a CDS encoding LysE family translocator — its product is MPTSNQWIAFVVASALFIQVPGPSLLFTIGRALTVGRRDALLSVVGNAIGVTTQVMFVAAGLGAVVAASTEAYVVLKICGAAYVVWLGIQAIRHRADARAALVAVDHLTVARASALRSLRIGFTVGLTNPKTIVFFVAFLPQFVNEPAGHAGLQLALLGLVFGVMAAGSDSVWALAASKARDWFARRPTRLDKLGVAGGVMMIGLGATLAATE
- a CDS encoding carbohydrate kinase encodes the protein MNLTEREQEIVTLLRRDPLVSSAAIAEALGTTRAAVNVHVSNLTRKGIVLGRGYVLNEGPSVVVVGGANMDVKARSTRAAVVATSNPGTAAMAAGGVGRNIAENLARLGTRTHLVAAIGSDALGDQVLAATSNAGVVVEHVRRSARSTGTYTAVLDADGELVVAVADMAATDELLPDQVAAARDLVSAASLVVLDGNLSTGTLRYALDLAAEVGTRVLLDPVSVPKAAALAPLVTVDRPVFTVTPNRDELAALTDLPTRTRRQQEAAARALHDRGVQLVWVRLGPAGSLLSSPTGVVALEAVPAGVAGEVTDVTGAGDAMTAAFCHALLTGSDPAEAAAYGHAAAALTVASTDTVRTDLTDRLVRSLLS
- a CDS encoding pseudouridine-5'-phosphate glycosidase yields the protein MTAPHPLLTLTDEVADALRDGAPVVALESTIISHGMPYPQNVAMATEVEGIIRAAGAVPATIAVLEGRPRIGLTADDLELLASDEDVAKVSVRDLPFVVARRSHGATTVAATMRLAALAGIRVFVTGGLGGVHRGAQQSFDESADLTELGSTDVAVISAGVKSILDIGLTLERLETLGVPVLAYGSDEFPSFYSRSSGHAAPMRVDSAAEVAAVMAAKWDLGIAGGVVVANPIPEADEIPADEIGGIIEQALADMAARGIHGNEATPYLLGRIVEITGGASLTANIALVRANARLGASIAREYAGLR
- a CDS encoding YibE/F family protein, which codes for MAAGHAHRAHRGHRHSQAPGPVPGHGPGHGHGGAGAEVEISRGPRTVLLSALVLAAAVAIAGLVLLWPNGSEVDKITESVPFAAPGVTFPNAEVDRVHPPCAGPGDRSEDCGLLDVTVVEGPGKGDHASVRVAPHVADSGLQRGDEVKLQRTPGQDGGDTAYAYFGTDRSTPLFVLLLVFVGLVLVVARWRGLFALVGLAFSGLVLWEFVLPALLTGESGLLVGLTAAAAIMFVVLYTTHGFSLRTSTALAGTLVGVGVTAGLGVFATRATRLTGMTDETAGILSSLVGGLDFHGLFACATVIAGLGVLNDVTIAQSSSVWEIRAAAPTMSRAGVFASGMRIGRDHIASTIYTIVFAYAGTALAVLLILQLYGLPFEDLLTTEDITEEIVRTLASSIGLVLAVPLTTGIAALVIPGPLAYSDKDALE
- a CDS encoding CoA-acylating methylmalonate-semialdehyde dehydrogenase, whose product is MTTTIPHWIDGLPQPGAATRLGDVTNPATGQVTGQVVLADGADVDAAVASAKTASTAWARTSISARTQVVFRFRELLNERKAELAAIITAEHGKVLSDALGEVSRGQEVVEFACGIPHLLKGGNSPQVSTGVDVHSIRQPLGVVGIISPFNFPAMVPMWFFPIAIAAGNAVVLKPSEKDPSAAIWMARLWQEAGLPDGVFTVLQGDKVAVDGLLDHPDVAAISFVGSTPIAEYVYERASRTGKRVQALGGAKNHMVVLPDADLDLAADAAVSAGYGSAGERCMAISVVVAVGGTGDDLVERIAARTTGLRVGDGTRESDMGPLVTAAHRDKVASYVDAGEAEGAALVVDGRKVDADGEQDGHWLGPTLFDHVTPQMSIYTDEIFGPVLSVVRAETYAEAIELVNANRYGNGTAIFTGNGGAARAFEQDVEVGMIGVNVPIPVPMAYYSFGGWKASLFGDTHAHGIEGVHFFTRGKVVTTRWPDPGSAGGLELAFPKNH
- a CDS encoding TetR/AcrR family transcriptional regulator, whose protein sequence is MSGQRPPGDGRGSPERILDAAAELFAGRGVGGVGMGEIARAARCSRATLYRYFPDRHALHLAFVHREARRVGATVAAETAGLADPPERLAAAVLASVRLVREAPALLAWFGAADAATTAELAQSSAVVEALGRGLVDDEDAARWLVRVIVSLLTVPGRDDHDERALVERFVVPAVATTPW
- a CDS encoding PucR family transcriptional regulator, which translates into the protein MPVTIREALSLPALADGDPVVLSGDAVLDRPLRWVHISEVSDIGTVLSGAELVLSTGLGMAASAAAADDFVRQLVEVGAAGLVIELSAAYPSVPEPALRRARAAGFPVVALNRPVRFVDVTEAVHRTIVAEHFDEVAFAGRVHETFTELGLARAPMSRLVEAAADLADGSVVLEDLARRVLVAAARDEPVDRLLTDWERRSRLTPFLRASGRGGPEGWLTTPVGIQGGAWGRIVVTAPRDGDRARLVAERTAQALELGRMIERDETSLQLRVHGGFLLDLLDGRLGAEPVAAARLRALGVPGADAYVGAVARLRSAAPVDRLVGVLGDVPGLVGVLDAVHVGLLVPADTELDRLARALADAEPGAVLAVGHPVPSVLLVATSMRSARAVSDVAVTMPPRAGGCFRQSDIRLPGLLMSLRGDARLQEFTEVELGTLLEHEARHGGGLVELLRQFLAVGGNKTELARVAHRNRTSLYPALRRLEDLVGHPLDDPASRLSLGVALLAHDQHRLL